From Simonsiella muelleri ATCC 29453:
CTGTATTCACGGCTAAGCGCGATGTCTTTTTCCACCATTTGGCACGCCCGATGTGTTGAATTTGCACCAACTGGGACAACAATCCATTCACTTTGACTATGAATACAGGTTCTAAACAAAAAATCGTATTTTCTAATCAAAATAAGCACGAATCCGCGCTAAATCTTCCGCCGTGTCCACGCCAGCAGGAGGGACAAAATCAAGGACTTCTACCGCAATCTCATAGCCGTGCCACAACACGCGCAATTGTTCCAGACTTTCGCAAATTTCCAGTGGTGATACTGATAGGTTGGCATATTTTTTTAAAAAATCAACACGATAAGCGTAAATGCCAATGTGGCGTAAAGGAGCGGGTTGTGGTAATTTGGGTTTATCAGCCAACATCAAATCACGCGGATACGCAATCGGTGCGCGACTAAAATATAACGCATTACCAGCCTGATTCAGTACCACTTTGACACAATTTGGGTTGATAAATTCATTAAAATCATGAATATAATGTGCTGCGGTTGCCATAGGTGCGTTGTTGTTTGCCAATTTTTGAGCCACGCGTTCAATCAATTCGGGCGGAATCAACGGTTCATCACCTTGCACGTTTACCACGATTTCATCATCAGCTAAATCAAGCAGTTGTGCGGCTTCGGCTAAGCGTGTTGTGCCGCTGGTGTGTTGTTCGCTGGTCATGACGGTGACGATTTGGTGTGCTGTGCAGGCAGCCTGAATGCGTGGGTGGTCGGTTGCCACGATGATTTTTTGTGCATGACTTTGGGCGGCTTGTTCGGCGGCACGGACAATCATTGGTTTGCCCGCGATATCGGCTAATGCTTTTTCAGGCAATCGGCTTGATGACAATCGAGCTGGAAGAATAACGGTAAATTTCATGATTTTACTTCTAAATTAGTTAATTGACGCGCTTCATTTTCCAACATAATCGGAATGCCATCACGAATCGGAAACGCCAGCTTAGCAGATAAACTCCATAATTCTTGCTTATCTTCATGATATTTAAGGGGCTTTTTGGTAATGGGGCAAACGAGCAAATTAAAATATTTTTGTTCCATAATCAAGACCTTTGATTTTAATGAATTGGCTGGAAAGTTTTTGAGACAGCCTGAAAATTATTTGTTTTTTGTGGATTTTGGGGAGATTACGTTGTTGGGATTTTGTAAGGCTTGAAATTTTGCCATGACGTTGGGTAATTCGGCAGCCAATGCCGCCGCATAATACCGCGCATTCAAATCCGCCAAATCGCGCCCTGATTGTTCCCAAAATTCGGGACTTTTCGCGACAATTTTTTGCCCAATTGAGCTGCTGGCAAATTGAATTTGTGCATCAATTTCTTCTTGGGTGTAGGTTTGTTTAAGCGCACGTTTCACAGCGGCTAATTCGGCTTGACGCAATTGAGGCGTGAAAACACGTTGTTTCACTTTATCTTCAAATTCGTTGATAATATCTATGATTTGATTGCGTTTTTTTAAATTTTTGCCTTGTTTTGGTGATGGCAAGGCATCTTTCCATACGCTTTCACTCATTTGTTGTAACGCAATATCATTTTGAATATCCAAAGCTTTTTCAAATTGCGTAACTTGCAAATATTGGTTGATGGATTCATCGCTGGGGGGTTGCGCCCAAGTGGGTACGGCAACCGCTAACGCAGCAATAGGCAAAATGGAAACTAATTTCATGATTATCCTTGATTTTATTGTTTAGGCAGCCTGAAAAATGTTCATTAATGATTTAAGTAATGTTCAAAAATTGCCCCAAAATCATATTGACGAATGTCTTGCAGACGTTGATTATAGGCATCTTCCAGTTGTGAAACCGTGTGATTGAGCAATTTGGGCAATGCCATTACTGCTTTTTCTGGTAATGTTTTTAAATCAATCATGCCTACGGCTGAAGTGAAACTTTTTTCCAATACCCACTCATGATTTTTGATGGTTTGACACTGCTCGCTAATGGCAATCAAAGCTTTATAAATATCGCGTACGGATTCAATTTCTTTTTTATCAATGTCAATGGAAAAAAGTTCTGTTTTATTGAGTGTGAATTTGAGTTCTACATCTAAATCAATTGTGCCTGCCGTTTCAATGAACACATGACTAATGGTGTAATAGCGGTAGGGGTAGCGTTTTAGGGTACGTTTTTTGCTAACTGCGCTTTGTCCATCTAAGTGGATAAATGCCAGATTAGTAAAGCAATATTCATCGGATTTGGATTTAATCACGAAATAGATTTTCTCATTGTCTTCATGGAAAATATAATCGTCGATATCGGTTTGATGGAATTGGTCGGGTGGAATGATTTTGCCAATGTCGCTCAATCCAAGCGCGTCGGCGGCTAGGTTTTTAAACATCTTGTTATTTCCTTTTGAGGCGTAGAAAGTTTTCAGGCAGCCTGAAAAGACAGCGCGTCTGCGACACACATTTTCAGGCTGCCTTTTATTGATTTAATTTAATCAAATCAAATCAAATATTACAAACCATCAATTACCGCATTTAATTTTGCGCTTGGACGCATGGCTTGTGCGGTTTTTTCAGCGTTTGGCGCGTAGTATCCGCCGATGTCCACAGGTTTACCTGCGCCAATTGCCAATTCAGCCAAAATTTCGGCTTCTTGTGCGGCTAATTGTTCAGCTACTGGCGCAAAAGTGGCTTTCAATTCAGCGTCTTTATCTTGTGCAGCCAACGCTTGCGACCAGTATAAGGCGATGTAAAAATGGCTACCGCGATTATCTAACTCACCTGCTTTGCGTTTGGGTGATTTGTCGTTTAACAATAATTGCTCGGTTGCTGCATCCAAAGTGTCTGCTAAAACTTGGGCTTTTGGATTGTCTGTTTTTTGTGCTAAATGTTCCAATGACACCGCCAACGCCAAAAACTCGCCCAAAGAATCCCAACGCAAATGATTTTCTTCGTTGAATTGTTGAACGTGTTTTGGAGCAGAACCGCCCGCACCTGTTTCAAACATACCACCACCATTCATTAATGGCACGATAGACAACATTTTTGCTGATGTACCCAATTCCAAAATTGGGAATAAATCGGTATTGTAATCGCGCAATACATTGCCTGTTACGGAAATGGTGTCTTTGCCGTCTTTCATGCGTTGCAAACTTGCCAAGCAGGCATTTTCAGGCGACATGATTTGAATATCCAAACCATGAGTGTCTAATTCGCCTAAATATTGTTTGACTTTTTTAATCAATTCTCGGTCATGCGGGCGATTTTCATCTAACCAAAAAATCGCTGGCGTTTCGCTTAAGCGCGCGCGATTGACTGCTAATTGTACCCAATCTTTAATTGGTGCGTCTTTTGCTTGGCAGGCACGCCAAATATCGCCCGCTTCCACTTGGTGTGAAGTCAAAACATTGCCTTTTTCGTCAATAATTTCCACTTTGCCATCTGCTGGAATTTCAAATGTTTTATCGTGTGAACCGTATTCTTCGGCTTTTTGTGCCATTAAACCCACGTTTGGCACTGTTCCCATTGTGGTTGGGTCAAATGCGCCATTTTCTTTACAGAAATTGATAGTTGCACGGTAAATGCCTGCGTATGAACTATCAGGAATCACGGCTTTGGTGTCACGCGCTTTACCGTTTTTGTCCCACATTCTGCCTGAATTACGAATCATCGCGGGCATAGACGCGTCCACAATCACATCGCTTGGCACATGCAAATTGGTAATGCCCTTATCAGAGTCTACCATGGCAATATCGGGATTTTGTTCGTAGGCTTGGACAATCGCTTTTTCCACACCAGCACGCGTATCAGCGTCCAATTTATCCAAATTTGCCAATAAGTTACCAAAACCATTATTGACATTCACACCAGCCGCAGCCAACTGTTCGCCAAATTGTTCAAATACAGGCGCAAAAAACACTTTAACCGCGTGCCCAAAAATAATCGGGTCGGACACTTTCATCATGGTCGCTTTCATGTGCAATGAGAACAAAACGCCTTGTTCTTTTGCATCTTTGACTTGCTCTTGCAAGAATTGGACCAATGCTTTTTTGCTTAACACGGTTGCATCAATGATTTCACCAGCTTTTAACGCCAAAGGTTTGCGTAATTCTTTCAGGCTGCCTGCATTATCGGTAAACACGATTTTGACGGTTGTCGGTTCCGCAACAGTAACAGATTGTTCATTATGGAAAAAATCGCCACTCTCCATAGTCGCAACGTGTGATTTGCTGTCTGCTGTCCACGCGCCCATGCTATGCGGATATTTTTTGGCAAAGTTTTTCACGGCTTTTGGCGCACGGCGGTCGGAATTACCTTCGCGCAACACAGGATTGACGGCTGAACCTTTGATGCGGTCGTAACGTGCTTGAATTTCGCGTTCTGCATCTGTTTGTGGGTCGGCTGGATAATCAGGCACGGCAAAACCTTTGTTTTGTAACTCTTTGATGGCAGCCGTTAATTGTGGCATGGACGCGCTGATATTTGGTAATTTAATCACATTGGCTTCGGGTTTGGTAACCAATTCGCCCAATTGAGCCAACGCATCTGGTACGCGTTGATTTTCCTGTAAATATTCGGGAAATACCGCCAAAATGCGCCCAGCCAAAGAAATATCGGCTAATTCAAATTGAATATCGGCTTGCTTGGCAAAAGCGCGAATAATCGGTAAAAACGATTGCGTTGCCAAAGCTGGGGCTTCATCGGTGTGGGTGTAAATAATGGTTGATTTGCTCATGTGACACTCCTAATAGATTTAAATTTTTCTTTTCAGGCAGCCTGAAAGACGCGCCTACGTGTGATTATGGCATAAATTCACTTAAATTTACACATGATAAGTGTGCCACTAGAAAATAAACTGTAATTTGTAATTTAAACCAGTGTTGTTTACAGTAATCGATAAGAATACCGTAATGCGTAATTGCATCTGATTTATTGGAATAATTGGATTTGAGTCAGACGGAAACTGTCTGTGTAGAGATTGGGGTATTTCAAATGATTGTGCGTAAACAATACTTAGAACCTGCATTCACAGCCAAGCTCGATGTCTTTTTGCCCCATTTAGCACGCCTGCTGCGTTGAACTTCATGCCAATAGGAACGCTATGAACGCTATTGGCATAAAATTCGCCTTAAATTTCACCAACTGGGACAAAAATCCATTTCACGTTGGCTATGTTTGTTTATGATTGTACTTTGGCAATGAGAACAAGAAAGTTTTATCTGTATTTTCAAACCTTACAAGATACACTTTTACCTCGTTGCCTCTCGTTTTTTCAGTATCATACCTGAAAGCGATTAAAAATTGACTTGCCCACCCACACCAACATAATCTGCACCTTTGCGGTCTACGCTGGTATTGCGTTTGAAAACGTGGTCATAATCGCTGCGCACGGCAAAATTGTTATTGATATTGTAGCTTGCGCCCACGCCTGCGGTAAATTGTGGACGAGCATTGCTGTCAATGCCACCGCTTGTTTCATGGTCTACAGCAACTACGCCTAATTTCGCGAACACGCGCCCACGATTTTGCGTGCTTGTGCCAATAGTGGCGCGAGTGCCAACACCATTAACGCGTACACGTTCCATATTGCCATTTTTGCCTTTATATTCAAATTTATCACCGCCTTGATAGTATATTTCGCCGCCCATGTAATCATTCAATTGCAAACCGAAGCCGATTTGTCCTGCTACGCGTTCATCACGGCTATTGAAATTGCCATCCAGTGTTTTTAAGCCGTCTTGTGCTGTGCCGACTGTTCCGAAAACATAAGGTTTGACTGGCGTTAAAGATACTTCACCCGATACATTTTCAGCATGAGCGGTTAGGGCAGTTGTCGCTAACAAAATAGTTAAAAGTTTTTTCATGGTGTTTGCCTAATTTGTAATTAATAATAAATACGCGTTCACAGACTGCCTATTCAATTTTCAGGCAGCCTGAAAATTTTAGGAATCAATGACAATTTTGATTTGCGAAGTTTGTTTCACAGGCAAAATTGTTAAAAGTAACAGTACAATGAATTATCATTAACTCCTAATGCACAGGTATTATGATTTATTTGAAATGATGTTGCAAACCTAAACCAAAATAATGTGATTTTGAAAAGCGCATATTGTCATAATAAACGTGTGGCGAACGTTTAATGTTGTGGTCATAATCGACGCGAATGGATGTTTTGTCCGTAATTTTATACGAACTACCCAAGCCCCAAACCCATTGTGGGTGGAAATCATCTTGATGCACGGCTGCAACACCCACTTTGGTAAATATACGCACTTTGGCATCAGCATTTGTACCCAAAATCAAACGCGAACCCAATACACGACGATTGACTTTTTGTTCAGTCCCTGTGGTGCTGGTGTATTTTTTGTTTTTACCACCTTCAAAGTACACTTCGCCACCAACATATGGGTTGAATTGTAAACCTACGCCAACTTGTCCAGTAACGGTGCGTGATGAGTCGTTATAAATACCGCGGTTGTAGAAAGCAGGTTGTTTGCCGTTGGCATCCATGTGTTCGGTGTGCATGCCAATTGTGCCGAAGACATAAGGTGTGATTAAGGCAGCTGTTGCCATAGGTATGGGTGCGGTAGGTTCAGCGGTCGTCGCTACGGTTTCGTTAGCGATGGGTTGTTGTGTGTGCTGTTGTACCAAAGTAACAGGGCGTGGAGCGGAAGTAGAGAACCAGTTATCGCATTGCCCCATGGTTACGCGTACGGCGTTACCTGATGCGTCAGTGTACACATTCACGGGCATATCGGGGCTAAATGGAATAAATTTTCCTTGTAAAACAGTCGATACACCATCACGCCCTGCGCGTTTACCTACGCCGACATCACATGCACCTTTGGCATATTGTGAACCTAAATCTTTCAATGTTGCGGTTTGAACGCTTTTTTCGCCAGCGCGTAACAGGGGTTTTTTGTGTGTAAATGGTTGATAAAATTTCGCTGAACCAGATTGAACAGCGGCATCACATTCTGCGGCTGTGTCGTAACCTACGTTGCCATGTGCGTCATAAGTAGCGTCTGCTTTGGCGATATTGGTTGTGAATGATGCAGCTAAAATCGTGAAAATAGATAAAATGCGTTTGATGTTCATTGTGTGTTTATGCCTAAATAAATAAATTAAGTTAAACTGAAATTTAAATATAAAATCAATAAATTTAGAACATGAATTCTATTATTAGAATAATGTTACTTAACATCTTCATGTCAAAATTTCGCGCATTTTACTGTTTATTTTTTATGTTTAAGTTAATTAATGTAAAAAATTAATTATTTTTGTTGTTATTTTTTTAATTAGTTATGTCCATTTTGTTAAATCTGCAACATCAATATCCCACGTCCACACGCCATTATCCGTAATTCCATCCAAGCCACGCAAAAATAAATAGCGCACTGCAATTTTTTCAGGCAGCCTATCACGCGATTTTAAATACCGCGCAACCGCAATTGCATAAATAAATGCTTGAAAATAATAATGATGTTCTGCCATAGCATCATTTATGGCGTGTGGTGTGTAGGCAGCGGCTGAATTACCTAAATAATTAGATTTATAGTCAATAATCAATATGTTATTGTCGGGCGTTTGTGCAACTAAATCAACTGCGCCATTTAAAAAGCCGCGTACATCATAAAAATTCAATTGTTGGGCTGCCTGAATGATTCTTTCAGGCAGCTTATTTTTTTGTGCGGCAAACCACGCTTGAATATCGGCTAAACGAAAATGCGTGGTATGTATCAAAAAAGTCATTTCAGACAAATAATTGCGTGGATTTAAGCTGGCTAAATTGACACGAGCCAACAATGGCGTTTCACGCGCAAAATCACACATTTGCACCACTGCATCACGCCAAATATTGGCATCAAATCGTGCTTCATTTAATTTTTTATTAATCCAATCAATTTGTTTTACAGCAGGCTGTCTGAAATCCAATCGCTCCAAAATGGTATGTAAACACATACCCGCCGCCGCCCTTGAGGAAAAGCATGAATGCTGTCGCCATCAGGCGGCGTGGTGGGCAGTGCAGTCATTTGCAATTCGTCTGAATCCAGTGCAGGCAACAGCAATTCGGTAGCACGTTGCGTTTGACGACTTAAGCTGGTAAAGCTGGCGTGCTGAATAAATTGAAAATGGCGATTTTGGAATGATTTTGCTTGATAATTGGGTAAATCAGCATTTTGTTGTTTTTTTAAGTTGCTTGAATGGTGTGTATCGTGATGAACAATAAATTCAAAATCTGCACCATTTTGGTTATTTTGAGCAATAAAATTGCGCCAATGATTTTCGTAAGCGGTGGCATCTTGGGTTAGATTTTTATCTGCATTTAATAGATATGCCAATGCGTTGATGAATTGTCCTTCATTTTCTGCGCTTTTCTTGGGTTGTTCGCTGCTTTGGAAGTGTGAGACGTATACATACAATCGTTCTCGGGCGCGTGTCAATGCCACGTACAATAAGCGTAAATCTTCAGATAAATTTTCTTGTTGAATGGATAATTTGTCTGCATCACTTTGTTTATATTGGTTTTTACTGATGATTTGGGCTTCGCCAGTTTCATGACTAATGTACCATTGTTGGCGACTGCTATCGTTACTTTTTTTCCATGCAAATGGACAAAATACAATTGGATATTCCAGACCTTTGGCGGCGTGCATGGTAACAATTTTGACCAAATTTTCATCACTTTCTAAGCGCAAAACTTGGTGTTCAGCAGTGATGCTGTTATTTTTTAAGGCTGCCTGAATTTCCTGATTTAGCCATTGATGCAAAGAAGTAGGCGTGTGGCTTAATTCGTCTTCTTGTGCAAGCAACTCCATGATTTGATGTAAATTAGTGAGTGATCGTTCATTTTTTTGTGCCAATAAATGCGTTTCCACTTGATGGCGAGTGAAAAATTGCTGTAAAGCTGAATAAATGCCAAATTGATGCCAAACTTCCAACGTTTGATTGGCACTATCAATCCAAGTTAATAATTTGTTTTCATCGATATTTAAATCTTGCAAGTCTGCGGAATCATATTTAAATAAACAACTTGACAAGACAAAGCGCAGCAGCCCCAATTTTTGTGGCTGAATCACAAATTCCAATAAAGCGGCTACCGCTTGTGCTTCGGGTTCAGCGAAAATATTTGCTTTACTTAACAGGACACTTTGTATGCCCAAACGTTTCAATTCGCGTTGTGCTACTGCCCCGTCTTTGTGGGCGCGAACCAAAATAGCAATTTGCCCAGCATGTACATTTTCGTCATTGATTTTCAGGCTGCCTTGAGCAGATTGTGCCAATAAATCGGCAATTTGCTGCGCACAAATGGCAGCGGACTGTTTGACTAATTTGTCTTGATTTTCGCCATCATGGTTGGACAGCCAACGAATTTGCACAGATGATAAATTATCTGATAAATCGGATTGTTGGCGATGAGCTTGTATGGGTGTGTAGGTAATTTCAGGCAGCGCAAAAGCTTGTTCACGTTGAAATAATGAGCTGATGCTGTCCATTAATTTTTTGTGGCTGCGATGATTGGTATTGAGGGTGTAATGGTACTCGCTGTCTTTAACTGCTTGTAAATAAGAAAAAATATCCGCGCCACGAAAACCATAAATCGCCTGTTTGGGGTCTCCGACCAAAAATAGTGGTGTGTTGGTTTGGGCGAATGCAGTGCGGAAAATGGCGTATTGCAGGGGGTCGGTGTCTTGAAATTCATCAATTAATGCCACATGCCAATTTTGCGCCAATGAATCTACAAGTGATTGACTGTATTCGGGATTATTGAGTAATGCGTGATGTACGTCCAGCAGCAAATCATCAAATATGCGTTGTGGGCTGTGTTTTTTTTGTTCTTGGCGATATTGGCGTAAATAGTTTGTAAAATCACAACTGAGTTGATGCAAAACATTTTGTTCGGCGGCGATTAAATAATCAGTCAAATCAGCAAGTTCACCTAATTTTGCTACGTTTCGCATTTTATTTTCATCGGGGCGTTGTTTTTTGATTTTTTCATCAATAAAATCATAATGAAAAGGAATGTTTTGGCTGCTGTTTTCCAGTGTTTTGCGTAAGTTAGCTAAATCAGGTAACTCAAAACGCACATTTTCTTTCAGCCAATCAAATTTTTTGGTAAATGATTCTTTACGGAAATTGCGTCCATCTAAGAGCGGTTGGATTGCCCAAAAATCTGCTTCTATTTGATTGATTTCAGATTGAATATTCTGCCATGCTGCCTGAAAATCGGCCAATGTTTGCGCATAGTCATACTGACATTCAGGCTGCCTGAAAGGAAGATAAGGGCGTGAAATAAAAGATTTTAATTCAAACAATTGATTTTCTGGTGTTAATCTATGACGATGCACCAAGTTTGCCAAATGCGGTTGCGTGGCAACTTGGGTACGCCAAAAATCTTGCGCAGCAATAATTTGTTGATTTTCTGCTGATTGTTCGTCCAATTGAATGTCAAATGGCACTTGGCACAAAAATGCAAAATCTTGCAAGACACGTTGACAAAAACCATGAATGGTATAAATCGCTGCATTATCAAATTCGCTGATGGCGGCTTTTAGGCGGAGTTGGAGTCGGGCTTGGTCTTCTTTTTGCAGGGCTTGTTGAATCAAATTTAGCAAAAATTCATCTAATTTTCCATTTGAGTGGCAATTTTGTTTTAATAAATCAAAATTATTGGCAGCATCTGGCGTTCGGTTCAATATGCTTAAAGTTTCGTCGAGGCGAATACGTAAACGGGTTTTGAGTTCTGCGGTGGCAGCTTTGGTAAACGTGACCACTAAAATCGTATTTATGCGGTAATGTTCTAATAAAATCAATCGGGTAAATAATGCAGCAATGTTCCAGGTTTTGCCTGTGCCTGCGGATGCTTCTATGAGATTGGTATGAGAGATGGGAACTTCTAGCGGATTGAGTGTTTGGAACATGATCGGTAGCCTGAAAAAAATGTTAAAATTTATGCGGGTATGATGGTCTGTCGAAATATATAGACAATTTATTTAAGAACTTGGTCATGGCAAATGGGATGAGCGTAAGATACAATTAAATTTTCAAGAAGTTAAAATTATGTATTGTTATTTTTCAATCAAAACAACAATTAATTGGGATATAAAACTAAGAACCTGTATTCACAAACAACTATTTACGCCATTCTCAACTCTATCTAATTAAGATATGGCAATTGAATAAAAAGGGGCATAACCCCACTCTTAAAGATACCCGTCAAGATAATCCGAAAGAGAGACAGTTATGCCCCAAGACGAATTTATCATTAAAACGTATCTAATGGTAGATGCTTTATACAATCAGCTCGTTCAAAAACCATTAAGACAAGGTGGCTTTGCACCCAAACTTTCAGATTGTGAACTGATTTGTATGGAAATTGTTGGCGAATTTCTCGGTATGGATACCGATAAAAAAATTTGGCAATATTTCAAACAACATTGGCAAAATTGGTTTCCCAATTTAGGCTCTTACCCTAA
This genomic window contains:
- the kdsB gene encoding 3-deoxy-manno-octulosonate cytidylyltransferase, which encodes MKFTVILPARLSSSRLPEKALADIAGKPMIVRAAEQAAQSHAQKIIVATDHPRIQAACTAHQIVTVMTSEQHTSGTTRLAEAAQLLDLADDEIVVNVQGDEPLIPPELIERVAQKLANNNAPMATAAHYIHDFNEFINPNCVKVVLNQAGNALYFSRAPIAYPRDLMLADKPKLPQPAPLRHIGIYAYRVDFLKKYANLSVSPLEICESLEQLRVLWHGYEIAVEVLDFVPPAGVDTAEDLARIRAYFD
- a CDS encoding NADP-dependent isocitrate dehydrogenase gives rise to the protein MSKSTIIYTHTDEAPALATQSFLPIIRAFAKQADIQFELADISLAGRILAVFPEYLQENQRVPDALAQLGELVTKPEANVIKLPNISASMPQLTAAIKELQNKGFAVPDYPADPQTDAEREIQARYDRIKGSAVNPVLREGNSDRRAPKAVKNFAKKYPHSMGAWTADSKSHVATMESGDFFHNEQSVTVAEPTTVKIVFTDNAGSLKELRKPLALKAGEIIDATVLSKKALVQFLQEQVKDAKEQGVLFSLHMKATMMKVSDPIIFGHAVKVFFAPVFEQFGEQLAAAGVNVNNGFGNLLANLDKLDADTRAGVEKAIVQAYEQNPDIAMVDSDKGITNLHVPSDVIVDASMPAMIRNSGRMWDKNGKARDTKAVIPDSSYAGIYRATINFCKENGAFDPTTMGTVPNVGLMAQKAEEYGSHDKTFEIPADGKVEIIDEKGNVLTSHQVEAGDIWRACQAKDAPIKDWVQLAVNRARLSETPAIFWLDENRPHDRELIKKVKQYLGELDTHGLDIQIMSPENACLASLQRMKDGKDTISVTGNVLRDYNTDLFPILELGTSAKMLSIVPLMNGGGMFETGAGGSAPKHVQQFNEENHLRWDSLGEFLALAVSLEHLAQKTDNPKAQVLADTLDAATEQLLLNDKSPKRKAGELDNRGSHFYIALYWSQALAAQDKDAELKATFAPVAEQLAAQEAEILAELAIGAGKPVDIGGYYAPNAEKTAQAMRPSAKLNAVIDGL
- the recB gene encoding exodeoxyribonuclease V subunit beta: MFQTLNPLEVPISHTNLIEASAGTGKTWNIAALFTRLILLEHYRINTILVVTFTKAATAELKTRLRIRLDETLSILNRTPDAANNFDLLKQNCHSNGKLDEFLLNLIQQALQKEDQARLQLRLKAAISEFDNAAIYTIHGFCQRVLQDFAFLCQVPFDIQLDEQSAENQQIIAAQDFWRTQVATQPHLANLVHRHRLTPENQLFELKSFISRPYLPFRQPECQYDYAQTLADFQAAWQNIQSEINQIEADFWAIQPLLDGRNFRKESFTKKFDWLKENVRFELPDLANLRKTLENSSQNIPFHYDFIDEKIKKQRPDENKMRNVAKLGELADLTDYLIAAEQNVLHQLSCDFTNYLRQYRQEQKKHSPQRIFDDLLLDVHHALLNNPEYSQSLVDSLAQNWHVALIDEFQDTDPLQYAIFRTAFAQTNTPLFLVGDPKQAIYGFRGADIFSYLQAVKDSEYHYTLNTNHRSHKKLMDSISSLFQREQAFALPEITYTPIQAHRQQSDLSDNLSSVQIRWLSNHDGENQDKLVKQSAAICAQQIADLLAQSAQGSLKINDENVHAGQIAILVRAHKDGAVAQRELKRLGIQSVLLSKANIFAEPEAQAVAALLEFVIQPQKLGLLRFVLSSCLFKYDSADLQDLNIDENKLLTWIDSANQTLEVWHQFGIYSALQQFFTRHQVETHLLAQKNERSLTNLHQIMELLAQEDELSHTPTSLHQWLNQEIQAALKNNSITAEHQVLRLESDENLVKIVTMHAAKGLEYPIVFCPFAWKKSNDSSRQQWYISHETGEAQIISKNQYKQSDADKLSIQQENLSEDLRLLYVALTRARERLYVYVSHFQSSEQPKKSAENEGQFINALAYLLNADKNLTQDATAYENHWRNFIAQNNQNGADFEFIVHHDTHHSSNLKKQQNADLPNYQAKSFQNRHFQFIQHASFTSLSRQTQRATELLLPALDSDELQMTALPTTPPDGDSIHAFPQGRRRVCVYIPFWSDWISDSLL
- a CDS encoding PD-(D/E)XK nuclease family protein; translation: MCLHTILERLDFRQPAVKQIDWINKKLNEARFDANIWRDAVVQMCDFARETPLLARVNLASLNPRNYLSEMTFLIHTTHFRLADIQAWFAAQKNKLPERIIQAAQQLNFYDVRGFLNGAVDLVAQTPDNNILIIDYKSNYLGNSAAAYTPHAINDAMAEHHYYFQAFIYAIAVARYLKSRDRLPEKIAVRYLFLRGLDGITDNGVWTWDIDVADLTKWT
- a CDS encoding DUF2059 domain-containing protein, with the protein product MKLVSILPIAALAVAVPTWAQPPSDESINQYLQVTQFEKALDIQNDIALQQMSESVWKDALPSPKQGKNLKKRNQIIDIINEFEDKVKQRVFTPQLRQAELAAVKRALKQTYTQEEIDAQIQFASSSIGQKIVAKSPEFWEQSGRDLADLNARYYAAALAAELPNVMAKFQALQNPNNVISPKSTKNK
- a CDS encoding outer membrane beta-barrel protein, with amino-acid sequence MKKLLTILLATTALTAHAENVSGEVSLTPVKPYVFGTVGTAQDGLKTLDGNFNSRDERVAGQIGFGLQLNDYMGGEIYYQGGDKFEYKGKNGNMERVRVNGVGTRATIGTSTQNRGRVFAKLGVVAVDHETSGGIDSNARPQFTAGVGASYNINNNFAVRSDYDHVFKRNTSVDRKGADYVGVGGQVNF
- a CDS encoding outer membrane beta-barrel protein; this encodes MNIKRILSIFTILAASFTTNIAKADATYDAHGNVGYDTAAECDAAVQSGSAKFYQPFTHKKPLLRAGEKSVQTATLKDLGSQYAKGACDVGVGKRAGRDGVSTVLQGKFIPFSPDMPVNVYTDASGNAVRVTMGQCDNWFSTSAPRPVTLVQQHTQQPIANETVATTAEPTAPIPMATAALITPYVFGTIGMHTEHMDANGKQPAFYNRGIYNDSSRTVTGQVGVGLQFNPYVGGEVYFEGGKNKKYTSTTGTEQKVNRRVLGSRLILGTNADAKVRIFTKVGVAAVHQDDFHPQWVWGLGSSYKITDKTSIRVDYDHNIKRSPHVYYDNMRFSKSHYFGLGLQHHFK
- a CDS encoding Trm112 family protein codes for the protein MEQKYFNLLVCPITKKPLKYHEDKQELWSLSAKLAFPIRDGIPIMLENEARQLTNLEVKS
- a CDS encoding PH domain-containing protein, which codes for MFKNLAADALGLSDIGKIIPPDQFHQTDIDDYIFHEDNEKIYFVIKSKSDEYCFTNLAFIHLDGQSAVSKKRTLKRYPYRYYTISHVFIETAGTIDLDVELKFTLNKTELFSIDIDKKEIESVRDIYKALIAISEQCQTIKNHEWVLEKSFTSAVGMIDLKTLPEKAVMALPKLLNHTVSQLEDAYNQRLQDIRQYDFGAIFEHYLNH